In the genome of Deinococcus deserti VCD115, one region contains:
- the phoU gene encoding phosphate signaling complex protein PhoU gives MREALENDLRAVLNGALNMLGTVERMLPVAGEVLLHERLDRLEEVRALDREVDAQEAQIEAECLRIIALHQPVARDLRLVALVLKSLSDIERMGDYVVHVAEDGAELAQQPALKRYVNLARMLERLGEMSQNLRTAIAERDVTRAEATVQMDDEVDDLYEQIQRELVTYMLEDPRNISKALMLMRVGRSLERIGDHMENVAERVRYWVTGQRDA, from the coding sequence ATGCGTGAAGCCCTGGAAAACGATCTGCGCGCCGTGCTGAACGGCGCCCTGAATATGCTTGGCACGGTGGAGCGGATGCTGCCCGTAGCAGGAGAGGTGCTGCTGCACGAACGCCTGGACCGCCTGGAAGAGGTCCGCGCTCTGGACCGCGAGGTTGATGCCCAGGAAGCGCAGATTGAAGCCGAGTGCCTGCGGATCATCGCGCTGCACCAGCCGGTGGCCCGGGACCTGCGGCTGGTGGCCCTGGTGCTCAAAAGCCTGAGCGACATCGAGCGCATGGGTGACTATGTGGTTCATGTGGCCGAGGACGGCGCGGAACTGGCGCAGCAGCCGGCACTGAAGCGCTACGTGAACCTCGCTCGGATGCTCGAGCGTCTGGGAGAAATGAGCCAGAACCTGCGCACTGCCATTGCCGAGCGTGACGTGACCCGCGCCGAGGCCACCGTGCAGATGGACGACGAGGTCGATGACCTGTACGAGCAGATTCAGCGTGAACTCGTGACGTACATGCTCGAAGACCCCCGCAACATCAGCAAGGCGCTGATGCTGATGCGTGTGGGCCGCAGCCTGGAGCGCATCGGAGATCACATGGAGAACGTGGCCGAGCGCGTGCGCTACTGGGTCACCGGCCAGCGCGACGCCTGA
- a CDS encoding sensor histidine kinase has protein sequence MTTELTGTAGQAPTNDPWVDALPQAILLSEGGLVTRVNAAAVRLWGVPQDRALGRPVLEIVRRHTLEALIDRGGELELEAGGRTLRCTAVRHAQSSSLIVEDITEHRRREAELREATAVLSHEFRTPVAALRGVLEALEYDMPTDLAQNFVKQGLQETERLARLVEDLAVGFRPTRARTLPLSEAFTRAERLLSTELATRQAQLSFGQDHLVRADPDKLLQVLLNLIENALKYGPHGQPVEVQTSLRGTWVEVRVLDQGAPIPDTDSLFRAHTRGQQATGQGSGMGLYIVRSIVHGWGGQAWAERQENGNAFCFTLPGVSGLG, from the coding sequence ATGACCACGGAGCTGACCGGCACGGCCGGACAGGCCCCCACCAACGACCCCTGGGTAGACGCGCTCCCGCAGGCGATCCTCCTCAGCGAAGGTGGACTGGTTACGCGGGTCAACGCGGCCGCCGTCCGGTTGTGGGGCGTGCCGCAGGACCGCGCCCTGGGCCGCCCGGTACTTGAAATCGTGCGACGGCACACCCTTGAAGCGCTGATCGACCGGGGCGGAGAACTGGAACTGGAAGCCGGCGGACGCACGCTGCGCTGCACCGCGGTCCGGCACGCCCAGAGCAGCTCCCTGATTGTGGAAGACATCACCGAGCACCGCCGCCGCGAAGCGGAACTGCGTGAAGCGACTGCCGTGCTGTCCCACGAGTTCCGCACGCCGGTCGCGGCCCTACGTGGTGTGCTTGAAGCCCTGGAATACGACATGCCGACCGATCTGGCCCAGAACTTCGTGAAGCAGGGCCTGCAGGAAACGGAGCGCCTCGCCCGGCTGGTCGAGGACCTGGCAGTCGGTTTCCGGCCGACACGCGCGCGTACCCTGCCACTGTCTGAAGCTTTCACACGCGCCGAGCGGCTGCTCAGCACTGAACTGGCCACCCGGCAGGCACAGCTGAGCTTCGGCCAGGATCACCTGGTCCGTGCTGATCCCGACAAGCTGTTGCAGGTGCTGCTGAACCTGATCGAAAATGCCCTGAAGTACGGCCCGCATGGCCAGCCCGTCGAGGTGCAGACCAGCCTGCGCGGCACCTGGGTCGAGGTGCGTGTGCTCGACCAGGGCGCTCCGATACCCGATACCGACAGCCTGTTCCGTGCCCATACCCGCGGCCAGCAGGCCACCGGACAGGGCAGCGGCATGGGCCTGTATATCGTGCGCTCCATCGTGCACGGCTGGGGCGGTCAGGCCTGGGCCGAGCGGCAGGAGAACGGAAACGCCTTCTGCTTTACGCTGCCTGGCGTGTCTGGCCTGGGCTAA
- a CDS encoding response regulator transcription factor, which translates to MSHVVVIEDEGTVRDVLRFHLERAGLRVTALDSTHGALEQLGGADALVLDWMLPGESGLGFLRRLRADAELRRMPVLMLTARAAEAERVEGLESGADDYLTKPFSAAELVARVRALLRRSQPDSPPTLTNGPLIVDVNAAEARVSGKRLNLTRREFDLLAFLTQNTGRVYSRTELLDRVWGADFLGGERTVDQHVTQLRAHLGDDPSKPDFLETVRGKGYRMRPRTDAS; encoded by the coding sequence ATGAGCCACGTCGTTGTGATCGAGGACGAGGGAACCGTGCGGGACGTCCTGCGCTTTCACCTGGAGCGTGCGGGTCTGCGAGTCACCGCCCTGGACTCCACGCACGGGGCCCTGGAGCAGCTGGGCGGCGCCGACGCGCTGGTGCTGGACTGGATGCTGCCCGGCGAGAGCGGCCTGGGCTTCCTGCGCCGGCTGCGCGCCGACGCCGAGCTGCGCCGCATGCCGGTGCTGATGCTGACCGCGCGCGCCGCCGAGGCCGAACGGGTCGAGGGCCTGGAGTCCGGAGCAGACGATTACCTGACAAAACCCTTCAGCGCCGCCGAACTGGTCGCGCGGGTCCGGGCGCTGCTGCGCCGCTCGCAGCCCGACAGCCCGCCCACCCTGACCAACGGCCCGCTGATTGTGGATGTGAATGCCGCTGAGGCGCGTGTGAGTGGCAAGAGGCTCAACCTGACCCGGCGCGAGTTTGACCTGCTGGCCTTCCTGACCCAGAACACCGGTCGGGTGTATTCACGCACTGAGCTGCTCGACCGCGTCTGGGGCGCGGACTTTCTGGGCGGTGAACGCACTGTCGACCAGCATGTCACCCAGCTGCGGGCGCACCTGGGCGACGACCCCAGCAAGCCTGACTTCCTGGAAACGGTGCGCGGCAAGGGATACCGCATGCGGCCCCGGACGGACGCCTCATGA
- a CDS encoding ABC transporter ATP-binding protein, with translation MTAPGSSSASRPDARGSMLGVLRVYLGPLKWQVALLAALLLSGTGLNLLLPQLLRRFVDNAKLIGGADVALLSRLAVIYIVLAVGVQLMTAGATYVGARVGWTATNRLRADLMDHLLSLDMHEHKERTPGEMIERIDGDVTALSNFFSQFAVRVFGAALLLTGAVVMFWREDWRVGAGITLFTVVTLLSMNRVRQLGVEPTKAEREASARLFGFVEERLTGLEDIRSLGAGNHHLNSFLRTQRDFFTRSTFSWRRRSVVWQLSMLLFAVGYVGLLSAAVNLYTAGAITLGTAFLLYQYMSMIEEPIDQLTQQLQDLQKAGASLGRVSEILALRSEIHGGSRTLPAGPLALDFDDVSFSYNPKEPASRGVLHHVSFHLPAGQTLGLLGRTGSGKTTLTRLISRLYDATSGEVRLGGVNVPDVPLHDLRTRVAVVTQDVQLFQASVRDNLSFFDPDITDSQVEAALLEVGLGAWLDRLPDGVRTPLPAGSLSAGEAQLLAFARVMLRDPAVIILDEPSSRLDPATEALLTAAMTRLLSGRTAIIIAHRLDTVSRADRILVLGDGQVLEEGAREILARDPRSQYAGLLLAGAASEDTGVLV, from the coding sequence ATGACGGCGCCCGGCTCCTCCTCTGCTTCCCGGCCTGACGCCCGCGGGTCCATGCTGGGCGTGCTGCGGGTGTACCTGGGACCACTGAAATGGCAGGTCGCGCTGCTGGCGGCGCTGCTGCTGAGTGGTACAGGACTGAACCTGCTGCTTCCTCAGCTGCTGCGGCGGTTTGTGGACAACGCCAAGCTGATCGGCGGGGCGGACGTGGCCCTGCTCTCGCGTCTGGCCGTGATCTATATCGTGCTGGCCGTGGGGGTGCAGCTCATGACCGCCGGGGCCACCTACGTGGGCGCGCGGGTGGGCTGGACCGCCACCAACCGTCTGCGCGCCGACCTGATGGATCACCTGCTGTCACTGGACATGCATGAGCACAAGGAACGCACCCCGGGCGAGATGATCGAGCGCATCGACGGCGACGTCACGGCCCTGAGCAACTTCTTTTCGCAGTTCGCGGTGAGGGTGTTCGGGGCCGCGCTGCTGCTGACCGGCGCCGTGGTCATGTTCTGGCGCGAGGACTGGCGGGTGGGAGCAGGCATCACGCTCTTTACGGTCGTGACGCTGCTGAGCATGAACCGCGTGCGGCAACTGGGGGTCGAGCCTACCAAGGCTGAGCGCGAAGCCAGTGCCCGACTGTTTGGCTTTGTCGAGGAGCGCCTGACCGGCCTGGAAGATATCCGGTCGCTCGGTGCAGGCAATCACCATCTGAACAGCTTCCTGCGCACGCAGCGGGACTTCTTTACGCGCAGCACCTTCTCCTGGCGGCGGCGCAGCGTGGTGTGGCAGCTGAGCATGCTGCTGTTCGCGGTGGGCTACGTGGGCCTGCTTTCGGCCGCCGTGAACCTGTACACAGCCGGGGCCATCACGCTGGGCACAGCCTTCCTGCTCTACCAGTACATGAGCATGATCGAAGAACCCATCGACCAGCTCACCCAGCAGTTGCAGGACCTGCAGAAGGCGGGCGCCAGTCTGGGCCGCGTCAGCGAGATCCTGGCGCTGCGCAGCGAGATTCACGGGGGCAGCCGGACCCTGCCCGCCGGACCTCTGGCCCTGGATTTTGACGACGTCAGCTTCAGCTACAACCCCAAAGAGCCTGCCTCCCGTGGGGTGCTGCACCATGTGAGCTTTCATCTGCCCGCTGGCCAGACCCTGGGACTGCTGGGCCGCACCGGCAGTGGCAAGACGACCCTGACCCGGCTGATTTCGCGCCTGTATGACGCCACCAGCGGTGAGGTGCGCTTAGGCGGCGTCAATGTGCCCGACGTTCCGTTGCATGACCTGAGAACCCGCGTGGCCGTGGTCACCCAGGATGTGCAGCTGTTCCAGGCCAGCGTGCGCGACAACCTCAGCTTCTTTGACCCGGACATCACTGACTCGCAGGTGGAGGCGGCGCTGCTGGAAGTGGGCCTGGGAGCGTGGCTTGACCGGTTGCCGGACGGCGTGCGCACACCGCTGCCTGCGGGCAGCCTCTCGGCTGGTGAAGCGCAGCTTCTGGCCTTTGCGCGCGTGATGCTGCGCGACCCGGCCGTGATCATCCTGGACGAACCCAGCAGCCGCCTGGACCCCGCCACTGAGGCGCTGCTGACCGCAGCCATGACGCGGCTGCTGTCGGGGCGTACGGCCATCATCATCGCGCACCGCCTGGATACCGTATCCCGCGCCGACCGGATTCTGGTGCTGGGTGACGGCCAGGTGCTGGAAGAGGGTGCCCGCGAGATTCTGGCCCGCGATCCCCGCAGTCAGTACGCCGGGCTGCTTCTGGCAGGCGCCGCCAGCGAGGACACCGGGGTGCTGGTATGA